Proteins encoded together in one Caldicellulosiruptor saccharolyticus DSM 8903 window:
- a CDS encoding D-alanine--D-alanine ligase family protein, translating into MTKLKVAVLFGGVSTEHEVSIVSAKSVMQNLDKEKYEIIPIGITKEGKWLLYTGKIEDLDSKWTMYSIECFISPDRTKKALVKIKDSEATFIDIDVVFPVLHGLNGEDGTVQGLLELSGIPYVGCGVLSSALCMDKAFAKKLALLEGIPQGHFLVIYKDEYLSKKEYFIRRIESEFSYPVFVKPANSGSSVGISKAKDKDELILAIHEAFLYDTKILIEQAINAREIECAVLGNSEILVSALGEIVPSREFYSYEAKYIDGSSELIIPAKLEKQVEDEIKELAVKIYKLFECSGMARIDFFVDKETNKVYFNEVNTIPGFTSISMYPKLMEYSGIPYPQLLDKLIQLAIEKNQQKQSIKYSKEG; encoded by the coding sequence TCGGTTATGCAAAACCTTGACAAGGAAAAATACGAAATAATACCAATTGGTATTACAAAAGAGGGAAAATGGCTTTTGTACACAGGCAAGATAGAAGATTTAGACAGCAAATGGACAATGTATTCAATTGAATGTTTTATCTCACCAGACAGGACTAAAAAAGCGCTTGTGAAGATAAAAGATAGTGAAGCTACCTTTATTGACATTGACGTTGTATTTCCTGTATTGCATGGATTAAATGGTGAGGATGGTACTGTACAAGGCCTTTTAGAACTCTCTGGTATTCCATATGTTGGGTGTGGAGTGTTGTCATCAGCGCTATGCATGGACAAAGCTTTCGCCAAAAAACTTGCTCTTTTAGAGGGGATTCCACAGGGCCACTTTTTGGTGATTTACAAAGATGAGTATCTTTCCAAAAAAGAATATTTCATCAGACGGATTGAAAGTGAGTTTTCGTATCCTGTATTTGTAAAGCCTGCAAATTCGGGCTCCTCAGTTGGGATTTCAAAGGCAAAAGACAAAGACGAGCTGATTTTGGCAATCCACGAGGCATTTTTGTATGATACCAAGATTTTGATCGAACAGGCTATAAATGCACGTGAGATTGAGTGTGCAGTGCTTGGCAATAGCGAAATTCTCGTATCGGCCCTGGGTGAGATAGTACCATCGCGAGAGTTTTATTCATATGAAGCCAAGTATATAGATGGCTCATCAGAATTGATCATTCCTGCGAAACTTGAAAAGCAGGTAGAGGATGAGATTAAGGAGCTTGCTGTTAAGATTTACAAGCTTTTTGAGTGTAGTGGTATGGCAAGAATAGACTTTTTTGTTGACAAAGAAACTAACAAGGTGTATTTCAATGAAGTAAATACAATCCCTGGCTTTACAAGTATTTCTATGTATCCAAAATTGATGGAGTACAGCGGTATACCATATCCTCAACTTCTTGACAAACTCATACAACTTGCAATTGAAAAGAACCAACAAAAACAAAGCATAAAATATAGCAAAGAGGGTTAA
- the murI gene encoding glutamate racemase translates to MDTRPIGIFDSGLGGLTVFKEIVNLMPNESIVYFGDTARIPYGSKSKETVTKFAMQNTRFLLSKNIKIVVVACNTASAYAYEFLKGQFDIPIIAVIEPGARAAALATKNKKVGVIGTEGTIASGSFEKKILEFDPDIKVFSKPCPLFVPLVEEGWIDKEVTYLVAKEYLEEFKEKGIDTLVLGCTHYPFLQNVIKKILPEVTLINPALETAKQTYEVLKQNNMLNTSDEEPTYYFYASDNLKKFEAVASIFLNEKIKCEEKIDIEKY, encoded by the coding sequence ATGGATACAAGACCAATTGGGATATTTGACTCAGGCCTTGGCGGGCTTACAGTATTCAAAGAGATTGTAAATCTCATGCCCAATGAGAGCATTGTATATTTTGGTGATACAGCGAGAATACCATATGGATCTAAGTCCAAAGAGACAGTGACAAAGTTTGCAATGCAAAATACAAGGTTTTTACTTTCAAAAAATATTAAGATTGTAGTTGTGGCTTGTAATACAGCCTCTGCCTATGCATATGAGTTTTTGAAAGGCCAATTTGATATTCCTATAATTGCTGTTATTGAACCAGGGGCAAGAGCTGCAGCTTTGGCAACAAAGAATAAAAAGGTCGGTGTAATTGGAACAGAGGGGACAATTGCAAGCGGTTCTTTTGAGAAAAAGATTTTAGAGTTCGACCCTGATATAAAGGTGTTTTCAAAACCCTGTCCTCTGTTTGTGCCGCTTGTTGAGGAAGGATGGATTGATAAAGAGGTAACATACCTTGTTGCAAAAGAATATTTAGAAGAGTTTAAAGAAAAGGGAATAGATACCCTTGTTTTAGGGTGTACACACTATCCATTTTTACAAAATGTCATAAAGAAAATTTTACCAGAAGTTACTTTGATAAACCCTGCACTTGAGACAGCAAAACAAACATATGAGGTTCTAAAACAAAATAATATGTTAAATACCTCAGATGAGGAGCCAACTTATTATTTTTATGCAAGTGACAATTTGAAAAAGTTCGAAGCAGTTGCTTCAATATTCTTAAATGAAAAGATAAAATGTGAAGAAAAGATTGATATAGAAAAATATTAA
- a CDS encoding DUF1934 domain-containing protein, with translation MKKDVLIFVKGTQEYPINSLENSIEFFTEGTFYKKGESFYVTYKESELTGLEGTTTTFKIQPNHITLIRYGDVTSTLIFEPGKRHISTYITEEGVIMIGVYTKKMKVDLTENGGEVFVEYAIDLDSHMMSENDFLLKIKEAGVKN, from the coding sequence ATGAAAAAAGACGTTTTGATTTTTGTCAAGGGCACCCAAGAATACCCCATAAATAGCCTTGAGAATAGCATAGAGTTTTTCACAGAAGGCACGTTTTATAAAAAAGGTGAAAGCTTTTATGTGACATATAAAGAAAGCGAACTTACTGGGCTTGAAGGTACAACTACTACATTTAAGATTCAGCCAAACCATATAACATTAATTCGCTATGGCGATGTTACGTCAACCCTTATTTTTGAGCCGGGTAAAAGGCATATATCAACATATATCACTGAAGAGGGTGTGATAATGATAGGTGTGTACACAAAAAAAATGAAAGTAGATTTAACAGAGAATGGTGGAGAAGTTTTTGTTGAATATGCCATAGATTTAGATTCGCATATGATGTCTGAGAACGACTTTTTACTCAAAATAAAAGAGGCAGGTGTAAAAAATTGA
- the argS gene encoding arginine--tRNA ligase: MNLVKLAKDQIKDTIEKAINTCIEKGIFQLNYVVPPIMIEKPKEKAHGDFATNIAMELTRKLKKNPREIAQNIVDNIDLTNTLIEKVEVAGPGFINFFFKKEWLYKVVDVILSEGDGYGRVDIGNGKKVMVEFVSANPTGPMHMGNARGGALGDCLANLLKWAGYKVTKEFYVNDAGNQIEKFGQSLEIRYRQLKGENIELPEDCYHGDDIIERVKEYLNENGDDLEGLPSEERRRKLVEFALKRNIALMKEHLQKYGIEYDVWFHESSLYESGEVYETIEDLKRHGFTYEKDGAVWFAASKLDENLKDEVLIRTNGIPTYFAADIAYHRNKFEKRGFDIVIDIWGADHHGHVPRMKAAMKALGIDPERLVIILMQLVRLVRGKEIVRMSKRTGKAITLIDLIEEIGKDAARFMFNTKSADTHIEIDLDLVTQQTLDNPVFYVQYAHARTCGILRALSEEGIVLNRDKIKLELLQQEEELELLKKLLELPEEIEIAARNLDVSRVTKYLLDLASIFHAFYNACRVKNESEELMHTRLSLVECVRIVIKNVLTLLGVDAPEKM, translated from the coding sequence TTGAATTTAGTAAAACTTGCAAAAGACCAGATAAAAGATACCATCGAAAAGGCTATAAATACTTGCATTGAAAAGGGCATATTTCAGCTAAACTATGTTGTTCCTCCAATAATGATCGAAAAACCAAAAGAAAAAGCTCATGGCGATTTTGCAACCAACATTGCAATGGAGCTTACGAGAAAACTCAAAAAAAACCCACGTGAAATAGCTCAGAACATTGTAGATAATATTGACCTGACAAATACTTTGATTGAAAAAGTAGAAGTTGCAGGGCCAGGCTTTATCAATTTCTTTTTCAAAAAAGAATGGCTTTACAAAGTTGTAGATGTTATACTTTCTGAAGGTGATGGTTACGGTAGGGTAGATATTGGAAATGGCAAAAAGGTAATGGTCGAGTTTGTTTCGGCAAATCCAACAGGACCTATGCACATGGGAAATGCGCGAGGCGGTGCGCTTGGCGACTGCCTTGCAAACCTTTTAAAATGGGCAGGGTATAAAGTTACAAAAGAGTTTTATGTAAACGATGCAGGCAACCAGATAGAAAAATTTGGACAGAGCCTTGAGATAAGATATAGACAGCTAAAAGGTGAAAATATTGAGCTTCCTGAGGACTGTTATCATGGTGATGATATAATCGAAAGAGTAAAGGAGTATTTAAATGAAAATGGGGATGACTTGGAAGGTTTGCCATCTGAGGAGAGAAGAAGAAAACTTGTGGAGTTTGCGTTAAAAAGAAATATTGCTCTTATGAAGGAACACTTGCAAAAGTATGGTATTGAATATGATGTTTGGTTTCATGAAAGTAGTCTTTATGAAAGTGGTGAGGTTTACGAGACAATTGAAGATTTGAAAAGACATGGTTTTACTTATGAAAAGGACGGAGCTGTTTGGTTTGCTGCATCAAAGTTGGACGAGAACTTAAAAGATGAAGTTTTGATAAGAACAAATGGAATACCCACGTATTTTGCAGCTGACATTGCTTACCACAGAAACAAGTTTGAAAAACGAGGGTTTGACATTGTAATTGATATTTGGGGAGCAGACCATCACGGACATGTCCCAAGAATGAAGGCTGCAATGAAAGCACTTGGCATTGACCCTGAAAGGCTTGTTATAATCCTTATGCAACTTGTACGGCTTGTTCGTGGCAAAGAAATAGTGAGAATGTCAAAAAGGACAGGTAAGGCTATTACGCTTATTGATTTAATAGAAGAAATTGGCAAGGATGCTGCAAGGTTTATGTTCAACACAAAGTCAGCTGATACGCACATTGAGATAGATTTAGACCTTGTAACACAGCAAACACTTGACAATCCTGTATTCTATGTGCAGTATGCTCATGCGAGAACTTGTGGAATATTAAGGGCTCTTTCTGAAGAGGGGATTGTATTAAATAGAGATAAAATAAAACTTGAACTTTTGCAGCAAGAGGAAGAGCTTGAGCTGCTCAAAAAACTTTTGGAGCTTCCAGAAGAGATAGAGATTGCAGCACGCAATTTAGATGTTAGCAGGGTTACAAAGTACCTTTTAGATTTAGCCTCGATTTTTCATGCTTTTTACAATGCATGTAGGGTAAAAAATGAAAGCGAAGAGTTAATGCATACAAGACTTTCACTTGTCGAATGTGTAAGGATTGTAATTAAAAATGTGCTGACACTTTTGGGTGTTGATGCTCCAGAAAAAATGTAA
- a CDS encoding phenylacetate--CoA ligase family protein: MDIFAILIRNVFFPLMELFKGNRIRRKLNILRNNQSKSKLEIENIQKEELKKLLLFCLEHVPAYKKFEYLRKKIMTEPENALLEFPILEKKEFNQNRDLYLSDKANLSHCILNKTGGSTGEPVKFYIDRETVEWYEAARYLGLSWWGINIGDRCLMLWASLNDIENTKNFKDKLKELVLKNRLIISSWEINERNIKNIAKKIQKYKPSFIYAYPSAAYKLANLIKENKIELKLKLKGVVTTAENLYEYQKNLIEEVFKCPVINEYGARDGGIIAYQCRKGKMHLMTLTGYYEFVDIEGVEDKNKKAILVTDLHNYVMPRLRWRLGDVVTLDDEMCDCEIGFPTIKEIDGRIDEIFVAKSGEIYDSHFFNILAREMEGVLQYQLIQHDLDNMTLKIVKGKRFDEREVEQFVKSIKSKFGDISIKVDYVNEIPTGPSGKIRYTIREYKIPIMRTLLPLVKIGATMLALLSIDL; this comes from the coding sequence ATGGATATATTTGCAATACTAATTAGAAATGTATTCTTTCCTTTAATGGAATTATTCAAAGGAAATAGGATTAGAAGAAAATTGAATATTTTGAGAAATAATCAATCAAAAAGTAAATTGGAGATAGAAAACATCCAGAAGGAAGAGTTAAAAAAACTACTTCTTTTTTGTCTGGAGCATGTCCCAGCGTACAAAAAGTTTGAATATTTAAGAAAAAAAATTATGACCGAGCCAGAAAACGCTTTGCTTGAATTTCCTATCTTAGAGAAAAAAGAGTTCAACCAAAATAGAGATTTGTATTTGTCTGACAAAGCAAATTTATCCCACTGTATTCTCAACAAAACAGGTGGTTCTACAGGTGAGCCTGTGAAGTTTTACATAGACAGGGAGACAGTTGAGTGGTACGAGGCAGCAAGATATTTGGGACTTTCATGGTGGGGGATTAATATTGGCGACAGGTGTCTTATGCTTTGGGCGTCCTTAAATGATATTGAAAATACAAAGAATTTTAAAGACAAACTTAAAGAGCTTGTATTGAAAAATAGACTGATAATCTCATCTTGGGAGATAAATGAAAGAAATATAAAAAATATAGCAAAGAAGATTCAAAAGTACAAGCCCTCCTTTATATACGCTTATCCTTCGGCTGCTTATAAACTTGCAAACCTTATTAAGGAGAATAAGATAGAGCTCAAATTAAAACTAAAAGGTGTTGTTACAACAGCAGAAAATTTATATGAATACCAGAAAAATTTGATAGAAGAGGTTTTCAAATGTCCTGTGATAAATGAATATGGTGCAAGAGATGGAGGTATTATTGCCTATCAATGCAGAAAAGGTAAGATGCATTTGATGACTCTAACAGGCTATTATGAGTTTGTCGATATTGAAGGTGTGGAAGATAAAAACAAAAAAGCTATTCTAGTTACAGACCTTCACAATTATGTAATGCCAAGGCTGAGGTGGCGGCTTGGAGATGTTGTGACTTTGGATGACGAGATGTGTGACTGTGAAATAGGTTTTCCTACTATCAAGGAAATAGATGGTAGGATAGACGAGATTTTTGTGGCAAAAAGTGGTGAAATTTATGATAGCCATTTCTTTAACATATTAGCAAGAGAGATGGAGGGAGTGCTACAGTATCAGCTCATTCAGCATGATTTAGATAATATGACACTTAAGATTGTAAAAGGAAAGAGATTTGATGAAAGAGAAGTAGAGCAATTTGTAAAGAGTATTAAAAGTAAGTTTGGCGACATTTCCATAAAGGTTGATTATGTAAATGAGATTCCAACTGGACCCTCAGGCAAAATAAGATATACAATCAGGGAATACAAAATTCCCATTATGAGAACACTTTTGCCACTGGTAAAAATTGGTGCAACAATGTTAGCTTTACTTAGTATAGATCTATGA
- a CDS encoding FMN-binding glutamate synthase family protein: MNLRRPNANEATGTFNRSRDVVPMSGLCTRCVDGCEGGCEIFLASFRGREVLYPGPFGEVTAGANKNYPVDYSHLNIQGYAVGAKGLPEGVEANPDTAIFSNVDTTTEYGWEKKVKMKVPIFTGALGSTEIARKNWEHFAIGAAISGITLVCGENVCGVDPELELTSDGKVKKSPEMDRRITTYKRFYEGWGEILVQMNVEDTRLGVAEYVIEKHGLDTIELKWGQGAKCIGGEIKVKSLERALELKKRGYVVLPDPTLKEVQEAFKKGALREFERHSRLGFVEKESFLKEIERLRSLGFKRITLKTGAYSAVELAMALRFGAEAKLDLITIDGAPGGTGMSPWPMMNEWGIPTFYLEALAYQFAEKLTKRGFRVPDLAIAGGFSTEDGVFKAIAMGAPYVKAVCMGRALMIPGMVGKNIEKWLKEGNLPKTVSKYGTTPEEIFITYEELKEKYGDEIKNIPLGAIGIYTFVQKFKTGLQQLMAGSRNFRISTISRKDLIALTEDAAKISGIPYVMDAYREEAERILEE; encoded by the coding sequence ATGAACTTAAGAAGGCCAAATGCGAACGAGGCAACTGGTACATTTAACCGTTCAAGAGATGTTGTTCCCATGTCAGGACTTTGTACAAGGTGTGTTGATGGTTGCGAAGGAGGCTGTGAGATCTTTTTAGCATCATTTAGAGGAAGAGAGGTTCTATATCCTGGACCATTTGGTGAGGTGACAGCAGGAGCTAACAAAAATTATCCTGTCGACTATTCACATTTAAACATCCAAGGTTATGCAGTTGGTGCAAAGGGTCTTCCTGAAGGGGTTGAGGCAAATCCTGACACAGCAATCTTCTCAAACGTTGACACGACAACTGAATACGGTTGGGAAAAGAAGGTAAAAATGAAGGTTCCAATATTCACAGGTGCGCTTGGGTCAACAGAGATTGCACGCAAAAACTGGGAACATTTTGCGATTGGTGCCGCTATTTCAGGCATTACTCTTGTCTGTGGTGAAAATGTCTGTGGTGTTGATCCAGAGCTTGAACTTACTTCAGATGGCAAGGTCAAGAAATCTCCTGAAATGGACAGGAGAATTACTACATACAAGAGGTTTTACGAGGGCTGGGGTGAGATACTTGTTCAGATGAATGTTGAAGATACACGTCTTGGTGTTGCAGAGTATGTCATTGAAAAGCATGGGCTTGACACAATCGAGCTCAAATGGGGCCAAGGCGCAAAATGTATTGGTGGAGAGATTAAGGTAAAAAGCCTTGAAAGAGCTCTTGAACTGAAAAAAAGAGGTTATGTAGTTCTTCCTGACCCAACTTTGAAAGAAGTGCAAGAGGCGTTCAAGAAAGGTGCCCTAAGAGAATTTGAAAGACATTCAAGACTTGGTTTTGTTGAGAAAGAAAGCTTTTTGAAAGAGATAGAAAGACTTAGAAGTCTTGGATTTAAAAGAATTACTTTAAAAACTGGGGCATATTCAGCTGTTGAACTTGCAATGGCATTAAGGTTTGGTGCTGAGGCAAAGCTTGACTTGATAACAATAGATGGTGCACCAGGTGGCACAGGCATGAGCCCGTGGCCAATGATGAATGAATGGGGAATTCCAACATTTTACTTAGAAGCATTAGCATATCAGTTTGCCGAGAAGCTTACTAAAAGAGGTTTCAGAGTTCCTGACCTTGCAATTGCAGGTGGTTTTTCAACCGAAGATGGTGTATTCAAGGCAATTGCAATGGGTGCACCATATGTAAAAGCTGTTTGTATGGGAAGAGCACTAATGATACCAGGAATGGTAGGCAAAAACATTGAAAAGTGGCTCAAAGAAGGTAATTTGCCAAAGACAGTTTCCAAGTATGGTACAACACCAGAAGAGATATTTATCACATATGAAGAGCTTAAAGAAAAGTATGGTGATGAAATAAAGAATATTCCTCTTGGTGCAATTGGTATTTACACATTTGTACAGAAATTCAAAACAGGTTTGCAGCAGCTTATGGCAGGGTCAAGGAACTTCAGAATCTCTACAATCTCAAGAAAGGATTTGATTGCACTCACAGAAGATGCTGCTAAGATATCAGGTATTCCATACGTAATGGATGCGTACAGAGAGGAGGCAGAGAGAATTTTAGAGGAATAA
- a CDS encoding tyrosine-type recombinase/integrase produces MNIEIENLTVMLEDILKILKQHSDLKSSSITFQEFVNYWFEAYAKIAVKQSTQKRYRELLIPAIKAIGTKPLSDIKPLDIQKIYMNLTGKLSDSTILKLHRLLHEIFKHAVMWEYISDNPVKKVLPPSPEKKVFDVWDVETAKRFLEVIRNETIYYPVLIALHTGMRAGEIVSLKWYDVNFEARIISVVKSVRNNRGLKTSDVKTKTSKRSVYINDVLFSELKNLYETIKPKPDDFVCPRLPTGNLTVGYLSKRFKLLVKRYNFPVIRFHDLRHTFATLMLSLGVNTKIVAEILGHSDIKLTADTYSHVLPTMQESAMKEFSKLWK; encoded by the coding sequence ATGAACATTGAAATTGAAAATTTAACAGTAATGTTGGAAGATATTCTAAAGATTTTAAAACAGCACTCAGATTTAAAGAGCAGTTCTATAACGTTTCAAGAATTTGTTAATTACTGGTTCGAAGCTTATGCTAAGATAGCAGTTAAGCAGTCAACTCAAAAAAGATATAGAGAGCTTTTGATACCGGCTATAAAAGCAATTGGTACCAAGCCCCTATCTGATATAAAGCCTTTAGATATTCAAAAAATCTATATGAACCTAACGGGAAAACTATCAGATAGTACAATTCTCAAACTACACAGGCTCTTGCATGAAATTTTCAAACATGCTGTAATGTGGGAATATATCAGTGATAATCCTGTGAAAAAGGTTTTACCGCCATCGCCCGAGAAAAAAGTATTTGATGTTTGGGATGTCGAAACTGCCAAAAGGTTTTTAGAAGTTATCAGGAACGAAACCATTTACTATCCTGTGTTGATAGCTCTACATACTGGTATGAGGGCTGGAGAAATAGTGTCACTCAAATGGTACGATGTTAATTTTGAAGCAAGGATAATTAGTGTAGTAAAATCAGTGCGAAACAATAGAGGATTAAAAACGTCTGATGTAAAAACAAAAACGTCAAAGCGTTCTGTTTATATAAATGATGTTTTGTTCTCTGAACTTAAGAATCTATATGAAACCATCAAGCCAAAGCCTGATGATTTTGTTTGCCCAAGACTTCCTACTGGAAACCTGACTGTTGGATACTTGTCCAAAAGATTTAAGTTGTTAGTAAAAAGATATAACTTTCCAGTCATAAGATTTCACGATTTGCGTCACACTTTTGCAACGCTAATGTTGTCATTAGGGGTAAATACTAAAATTGTTGCTGAGATTTTAGGTCACAGCGATATCAAACTCACAGCCGATACCTACTCTCATGTCTTGCCAACTATGCAGGAAAGTGCAATGAAAGAATTTTCAAAGTTATGGAAATAG
- a CDS encoding helix-turn-helix domain-containing protein has translation MKVKKISKRDLKKLETAQKIKYYFFEKEMSVTEVAKRVGISRQTIYNYLNKYGLIDIEAFEKERERRKQESKRRKIEYIKNYIKNKRLQKRVQLLKKECAELLEKGVISESDIWFVVSDKKYLDSIVAMQHYKDSLYLSFEERRMTPWTRFWESIATCYKYIGGGKYVRMDSVNGALVPTCLPKIIKSPNFAGRRRKGRTDITAAQEAIA, from the coding sequence ATGAAAGTTAAAAAAATAAGCAAAAGAGACCTCAAAAAGTTAGAAACAGCACAAAAAATAAAGTACTATTTCTTTGAAAAAGAAATGTCAGTCACGGAAGTTGCTAAAAGAGTAGGAATTTCAAGACAAACAATTTATAACTATCTCAACAAATATGGCTTAATAGACATTGAGGCATTTGAAAAAGAAAGAGAGAGAAGAAAACAGGAATCTAAAAGAAGGAAAATCGAATACATTAAAAACTACATAAAGAATAAAAGACTGCAAAAGAGAGTTCAACTGCTGAAAAAAGAATGTGCAGAACTGCTTGAGAAAGGCGTAATTTCTGAGTCAGACATATGGTTTGTAGTATCAGATAAAAAATATCTGGACTCAATTGTAGCAATGCAGCATTACAAAGATTCTCTGTACCTATCCTTCGAAGAGAGAAGAATGACTCCATGGACAAGATTCTGGGAATCAATAGCAACTTGTTATAAATATATTGGCGGTGGCAAGTATGTGCGCATGGATAGCGTGAACGGTGCACTTGTGCCGACCTGTTTACCAAAAATAATTAAATCTCCTAATTTTGCAGGCAGGAGAAGAAAAGGTAGAACTGATATAACAGCTGCTCAGGAAGCAATAGCGTAA
- a CDS encoding PrgI family mobile element protein has protein sequence MRTFQVPFEREFEDKIFFGVLTLRQFVIIAAFIATPVVLSLFARSLILFVTLVPMSILLGLAIAFVKIKGDTLTKYFRRIISFYTSQRTFLYRRRK, from the coding sequence ATGCGAACATTTCAGGTACCTTTTGAGAGGGAGTTTGAAGATAAGATTTTCTTTGGGGTCTTGACATTAAGACAATTTGTAATTATTGCTGCTTTTATTGCTACACCAGTAGTACTTTCACTTTTTGCCCGCTCATTAATCTTGTTTGTAACCCTTGTTCCTATGTCAATACTTTTAGGACTTGCAATTGCGTTTGTGAAGATAAAAGGCGACACACTTACAAAATATTTCAGGCGAATAATATCGTTTTACACATCCCAGCGCACATTTCTGTACAGGAGGAGAAAATAG
- a CDS encoding VirB4 family type IV secretion system protein — MKLKTKNKNLSKNTGQPKHETSMFELTPDIFDLFLPDAFQENVDYIYLGPENYCRVYVLDIDYPGEMYVGFFDSLLDKGEIAISVFIEPRDTGEAIKDITRRINAMKSNAMLQRGEPDYKLLAQIEWYDALRSSLQRNLEKILMTQVFIVVYAKTLEKLKEDCIRITKFAESLGLNMRCLSFEQQKGFLSSLPLGPRNLRYFEKFRLMTTSSTACLFPVGNTDISYDEGFYIGYNVITNSPVFYNQFDKQLPNPHMAIFGTTGAGKSTTMKTMLGRMAAYGYNICVLDPEREYEKIINMLGGKYVRIRPGEKLGINPFDVEVEEEEGKRFIDLNSKVADIRFILNIISEYYIGKKLDGVQMAAIERIVRKLYYDRGITSDPDSLYTSVRMDEKGQLLVGKIKKELPTLSDLREELYKESETQALAKAMEVFVGEGSLALFDCQTTIDADDKIIAFDLKEFERDNFLKFFASVNILSWIWNKFSNAKLKGQKKVVIFDEAWMFTRYQASAEYLEFISRKGRKYKISLMIASQTLLEFLMNDTGRAIINMCASKFLMRQESDMAAQIAEFFRLSERTTEIITSADKGQGILMNPREKIFVQITPFDFEWEYVTT; from the coding sequence ATGAAATTGAAAACAAAGAACAAGAACTTAAGCAAGAATACCGGGCAGCCCAAACATGAAACCAGTATGTTTGAACTAACACCCGATATATTTGATTTGTTCTTGCCTGATGCATTTCAAGAAAATGTTGACTATATCTATCTCGGGCCAGAAAACTACTGCAGGGTGTATGTACTTGACATTGACTATCCAGGCGAAATGTATGTAGGCTTTTTTGACAGCCTTCTTGACAAAGGAGAAATAGCTATTTCTGTATTTATTGAGCCAAGGGACACAGGAGAAGCTATTAAAGATATTACAAGAAGAATTAACGCAATGAAATCAAACGCAATGCTTCAAAGAGGCGAACCTGATTACAAGCTTTTAGCACAGATAGAATGGTATGATGCTCTGAGGTCATCACTGCAAAGAAACCTTGAGAAAATTCTTATGACACAGGTATTTATTGTTGTGTATGCAAAAACACTTGAAAAGCTAAAAGAAGATTGTATCAGGATAACAAAGTTTGCAGAATCTTTGGGACTTAACATGCGCTGTTTGTCTTTCGAGCAGCAAAAAGGCTTTTTGTCCAGCCTTCCGCTTGGTCCAAGAAACTTGAGATACTTTGAAAAGTTCAGACTAATGACTACATCCTCTACAGCCTGTTTGTTCCCAGTAGGAAACACAGATATATCATATGATGAAGGTTTTTATATCGGCTACAACGTGATAACAAACAGCCCAGTATTTTATAACCAGTTTGACAAACAACTTCCCAATCCCCACATGGCAATTTTTGGAACAACGGGTGCCGGGAAATCAACAACAATGAAAACAATGCTCGGGAGAATGGCAGCATATGGTTATAACATATGTGTTCTTGACCCTGAACGTGAATATGAAAAGATAATAAACATGCTGGGAGGAAAGTATGTCAGGATAAGACCAGGGGAAAAGCTTGGTATAAACCCGTTCGATGTTGAGGTTGAAGAGGAAGAAGGGAAGAGATTTATAGATCTTAACTCAAAAGTTGCGGACATAAGGTTTATTTTAAACATCATCTCTGAATATTATATTGGCAAAAAGCTTGACGGTGTTCAGATGGCAGCAATTGAGCGTATTGTAAGAAAACTTTATTATGACAGAGGTATAACATCCGACCCTGACAGCCTATACACTTCAGTCAGAATGGACGAAAAAGGACAGCTTCTTGTTGGAAAAATCAAAAAGGAGCTTCCAACGCTATCTGATTTGAGAGAAGAGCTTTATAAAGAAAGCGAAACACAGGCTTTAGCAAAAGCTATGGAGGTTTTTGTTGGTGAAGGGTCACTGGCACTTTTTGACTGTCAAACCACAATCGATGCTGATGATAAAATTATTGCATTTGACTTAAAAGAATTTGAACGTGACAATTTCTTAAAGTTTTTTGCTTCTGTCAATATACTCAGCTGGATATGGAACAAGTTTTCAAACGCAAAGTTAAAAGGCCAAAAGAAAGTAGTAATATTTGATGAGGCATGGATGTTCACGAGGTATCAGGCCTCAGCTGAGTATCTTGAATTTATATCACGTAAAGGTCGAAAGTATAAAATATCTTTGATGATAGCTTCACAGACACTGCTTGAATTTCTCATGAACGACACAGGAAGAGCAATTATAAACATGTGCGCAAGCAAATTCTTAATGCGACAGGAAAGCGACATGGCAGCACAGATTGCTGAGTTTTTCAGACTGTCAGAACGAACAACAGAAATCATAACATCAGCTGACAAAGGACAGGGAATCCTTATGAACCCAAGAGAGAAAATATTTGTGCAAATAACACCTTTTGATTTTGAGTGGGAATATGTAACCACTTAA